One genomic segment of Roseovarius carneus includes these proteins:
- a CDS encoding formate dehydrogenase subunit gamma, whose translation MKNLAQRLASILGVVAMLSVAGLTLAPTAQAQQINPTEQSVTEDALFEALQGGEKITGRVSIPDELSTGLIKPGNASWADTHTGTVRFLTILAVVGAVVVLGAFYLIRGRIKVDGGLSGIRILRFTSIERFAHWLMAGSFIVLALTGLNLVLGRTMILPWLGEGAFSTISTWGKIAHNYVGWPFMLGLILSFLVWVSHNMPNKVDAEWIAQGGGLLKKGVHPPAKKFNAGQKVIFWSVTLGGAALSFTGVMMLFPALAGTQADWQLYQLIHGIVAAGLSFIIIAHIYIGSVGMEGAFDAMGSGEVDLNWAKEHHSLWVDEVEGKTGKADGSGKAAHPAE comes from the coding sequence ATGAAAAATCTCGCACAACGTCTGGCCTCCATCCTCGGTGTGGTCGCGATGCTCAGCGTCGCAGGGCTCACTTTGGCACCAACAGCGCAGGCCCAGCAGATCAACCCGACCGAGCAATCGGTCACGGAAGATGCGCTTTTTGAAGCGTTGCAGGGCGGTGAGAAGATCACTGGCCGCGTCTCTATCCCGGATGAGCTGTCTACCGGGCTGATCAAGCCCGGCAATGCGTCCTGGGCGGATACCCATACCGGCACGGTGCGCTTTTTGACCATCCTCGCGGTGGTTGGCGCTGTTGTGGTTCTGGGGGCGTTCTACCTGATCCGTGGCCGGATCAAGGTCGATGGCGGCTTGTCCGGCATTCGTATCTTGCGTTTCACCTCGATTGAGCGTTTTGCACACTGGCTGATGGCGGGTTCGTTCATCGTTCTGGCGCTGACGGGGCTTAACCTTGTCCTTGGGCGCACGATGATCCTGCCATGGCTGGGCGAGGGGGCGTTCTCCACCATCTCCACATGGGGCAAGATCGCGCATAATTATGTCGGCTGGCCGTTCATGCTGGGTCTGATCCTGTCGTTCCTCGTCTGGGTGTCGCACAACATGCCCAACAAGGTGGACGCCGAATGGATCGCCCAAGGCGGCGGGCTTCTGAAGAAGGGCGTTCACCCGCCTGCCAAGAAGTTCAACGCGGGTCAGAAGGTTATCTTCTGGTCGGTCACGTTGGGTGGCGCTGCGCTGTCGTTTACCGGTGTGATGATGCTCTTCCCGGCGCTGGCTGGCACGCAGGCCGATTGGCAGCTCTATCAGCTGATCCACGGCATTGTTGCGGCGGGCCTCTCGTTCATCATCATCGCGCATATCTATATTGGCTCGGTCGGTATGGAAGGCGCGTTTGATGCGATGGGTTCCGGTGAAGTCGATCTCAACTGGGCCAAGGAGCATCACTCGCTCTGGGTTGATGAGGTCGAAGGCAAGACCGGCAAGGCGGATGGATCTGGCAAAGCGGCCCATCCCGCTGAGTGA
- a CDS encoding Mrp/NBP35 family ATP-binding protein, with the protein MADDPILLAARAALSRLTMPGGAPFLGAPEVSGPVMANGRISVSILTTADAASALADIRTEAEAALRAIPGGEGALVMLTNDTSSPPNLKPVAAGPKSAAPKPLADVRHVVAVASGKGGVGKSTTAVNLALGLRAQGLKVGILDADIHGPSIPTLLALHGQPRMGTDRRLLPMQSNGILAMSMGMMVDAETAMVWRGPMVMSAITQMISDVDWGVLDVLIVDMPPGTGDAQLAIAQGTTLSGAVIVSTPQDLALIDARRGIAMFGKVDVPILGLIENMAHFICTECGTKHALFGSGGAEAEADRLGVPFLGAVPLTMDLRAASDSGQPIVARDPSGPIGRLYTDMAAALWSRLSANASNTQPNKKLQGA; encoded by the coding sequence ATGGCCGATGATCCCATCCTTTTGGCGGCCCGCGCGGCGCTGTCCCGGCTGACCATGCCGGGCGGCGCGCCGTTTCTGGGGGCACCTGAGGTCTCGGGACCGGTCATGGCAAATGGCCGCATCAGCGTGTCTATCCTCACCACGGCTGATGCCGCATCCGCGCTGGCAGATATCCGCACCGAGGCTGAGGCAGCACTCCGCGCCATTCCCGGCGGTGAGGGCGCGCTTGTCATGTTGACCAATGACACGTCCAGCCCGCCAAACCTCAAACCTGTCGCAGCCGGGCCGAAATCCGCAGCGCCCAAACCGCTCGCCGATGTGCGCCATGTTGTGGCCGTGGCGTCGGGCAAGGGCGGGGTTGGTAAGTCCACCACGGCGGTGAACCTCGCGCTTGGTCTTCGCGCCCAAGGCCTGAAGGTGGGTATTCTGGACGCGGATATTCACGGGCCCTCGATCCCCACATTGCTGGCGCTGCACGGGCAACCGCGCATGGGCACGGATCGCCGCCTTCTGCCGATGCAGTCCAACGGGATTTTGGCGATGTCCATGGGCATGATGGTCGATGCGGAGACAGCGATGGTCTGGCGCGGGCCGATGGTCATGTCCGCGATCACGCAGATGATCTCGGATGTGGATTGGGGCGTGCTTGACGTGCTGATCGTGGACATGCCGCCCGGTACGGGCGATGCGCAACTGGCTATCGCCCAAGGCACCACGCTTTCGGGTGCGGTGATTGTCTCCACCCCGCAGGATCTGGCCCTTATTGACGCGCGGCGCGGCATTGCGATGTTTGGCAAGGTTGATGTGCCGATCCTCGGGCTGATCGAGAATATGGCGCATTTCATCTGCACCGAATGCGGCACCAAGCACGCTCTTTTCGGGAGCGGCGGGGCCGAGGCCGAAGCGGACCGCCTCGGCGTGCCCTTCCTCGGCGCCGTGCCGCTGACGATGGATCTGCGCGCGGCCTCCGACAGCGGTCAGCCCATTGTCGCTCGCGACCCGAGCGGCCCGATTGGCCGCCTTTACACAGATATGGCCGCTGCACTCTGGTCCCGGTTAAGTGCCAATGCCTCCAACACCCAACCCAACAAAAAACTCCAAGGAGCCTGA
- the fdh3B gene encoding formate dehydrogenase FDH3 subunit beta: protein MARMKFLCDADRCIECNACVTACKNEHEVPWGINRRRVVTINDGLPGERSVSMACMHCTDAPCAAVCPVDCFYTTDDAVVLHSKDTCIGCGYCFYACPFGAPQYPKVGNFGTRGKMDKCTYCAGGPEADMTEAEYVKYGSNRLAEGKLPLCAEMCSTKSLLAGDGDIIAEIYKERVVTRGYGSGAWGWRSAYGDSITV, encoded by the coding sequence ATGGCACGTATGAAATTCCTGTGCGACGCGGATCGATGCATCGAGTGCAACGCTTGCGTTACGGCCTGTAAAAACGAGCACGAAGTGCCGTGGGGCATCAACCGGCGCCGTGTGGTCACCATCAATGATGGCCTGCCCGGCGAACGCTCGGTCTCGATGGCCTGCATGCATTGCACCGACGCGCCTTGCGCGGCGGTCTGCCCGGTGGATTGCTTCTACACCACCGATGACGCGGTTGTCCTGCACTCCAAGGACACCTGCATCGGCTGTGGCTATTGCTTCTACGCATGCCCCTTCGGCGCGCCGCAATATCCCAAGGTCGGCAATTTCGGCACGCGCGGCAAGATGGACAAATGCACCTATTGCGCCGGTGGCCCAGAGGCGGACATGACCGAAGCCGAATACGTAAAATACGGCTCCAACCGTCTGGCCGAGGGCAAACTTCCGCTCTGCGCCGAGATGTGTTCGACCAAGTCTCTCCTGGCGGGTGACGGCGATATCATTGCCGAAATCTACAAGGAACGCGTTGTGACGCGGGGCTATGGATCTGGGGCATGGGGCTGGCGGAGCGCTTACGGCGACTCCATCACAGTCTGA